The window TCAGTGAAAACTTGAGTCTAGATTGGTGTGAACTTAATAGTGTACAAATAGAAGGTTTTAGCTTTTGTGTTGATCAGTCAGAGTTTCAGCAGAGAGGCTCCACTTCTCAGAAGTGAGAAGGGGACTCTTTTCCAGTTGCATTCATATGTTCTGTAGTAGACTTGCAGGGCAAAAATAGGTTCACTGCTGCCCTAGAAGGATTTTGTTTGTTCTGAACAAATGGGGATGGTCTTGTCTGCAACTCTTTTATTCCATAGCTTTTTCTTCCAAGGTTGCTGGCTAAGGTTCAGCTTCTGTCCGTTTTGATGGTGGCTCTGTAATGTGTGCTTCTGTATCAGAGCAGAAAATAACTTCATGGCTTGCGAGTAGGTGTGACAGTTTGGATGAGCGGCTTTGGCCACTGTTGTTGGAGTTGGTGATCCTGCAAAAAATACCTCCTTCCTGCAGAGCCTTACCCAGAGCCTCCTTGCACTGTTTTTAGAGGAATGAGATGTTGTCCTTCTTACAGATCCCTGAATCTGAATGGGAATCTGTGACGGAGGGAGAACTGTTAATTGTAGCACGTTGTGCTGTTCACATATTTCAATCTTATGGAATAATGCTTTAGGGATGTCCTTGGAGAGGAAGACAAGTGATCAATAGGCATTTTTTCTGAGGAACCATAGATGAAATATAGTCCAGTGTGTGTGAGGAAGTCACTGGACTGGACTTGGCCTATTTTGTGTTCTAGATGCAGCTGTGATCCTCGGCTGTGTGTCTCACCGAAGGGACCTGATGTTTTACATTATTGGTAAGTGAAGGAAAGGCTGCCACTGTATTCGATGACCTCTCCATAGGCTTTAGAAGGGTTTCTTGAAAGCCTTTGATTTAATTTTAGTTCAGAGTTTACCTAACAAACATGAAGTTACTGTCACCCCACACTGTGCCCTCCACCTGGCAGATTTGCCTCTCGACCATTCTTCTTGATCCAAAAGTCCTTTCATTGGCCTAATTCCTAAGCCATCCCCTTACTTTTTCTTTCGAGAACTAGTGGAGGGTTGTTGCCTCTGTGATGCTGCTTAATCCAGCCATAATGTGATGTGCAGAAGTTGTCTGCTTATCTGTTTCCCTTAAAGGAATCTCTGTAGTTCTAACTTGCAACTTGAAGGGAATTCCATGTCTCTGTTGGGATGTCTGCAGGCCCTACCTGAAACTCTCTACCACCTTTAACTATTTCCTTTGTTTGCAGTCATTTGCAGAGTTTTAAGAGACTTGATATTTTCTAACCTTACTTGTATCATAACACAAACCATAAATGTTCACACAATAGCATCTGCCTTAAATACCTAATTTGCATTTGAATAGAATACCATTAACAGAAAGGCATTTTTGGCTGATGCAGAGGGGATTTTAGAGCCTGACTCAGCCACCTTGGCTTCTGCAACCGCCCTTTGTTGTCTCCCTGCTGCAGGTGGGATCACAGTGTCTGTTGtagctttcttcttcaccattAAGTTCCTCTTTGAGCTTGCCGCACGTATCGTCAGCTTCCTTCAGCATGAGGACCGGGAGCGCCGAGGGGAGCGGACCATTTATGACTACGTGCGAGGCAACTACCTGGATCCCCGGTCCTGCAAGATCTCCTGGGATTGGAAGGACCCCTATGAGGTGGGCCATAGCATGGCCTTCCGAGTGCATGTAAGGCAATATTTTTGTTTCCATGCGGCTTTGGGGGCAGGAACAGAGGTCTGAGTTAGGGGTGGGCtctttaaatgtatttttttgttgttgttgttggggctAAGCCAGATATAACTGAGGAGTAACTGGCAAGCTATCTGTTTATGCCTTCTGCTCTGTTACAATGTTGCAAATCTCTGTAAGTGTATATTTGAGGTTTGCACTTCTTAAAGTCTAATCTCCCTCTCTTCAGAATCCTCTGAAGAGCCAGAGGAGACCAGGTTTGTCCTGATTGCTACTTCCTTTACTGGGAAGTGAGTAGGCTGAGCCTTGCCTTCAGCAAACGTGGCGCTGTCTTTTGGTTGTGCAGCTGAAGTTGAGGGTGTGAGAATGGGCATTTTACCAACCCAAGAGCTGTAAAGCTTCATGGCCACTCCCCATTAACTGCAAAATGGATGTTATTCTGTCAGACCTGGGAAAACCTGCAAGGACTCTTGTCTAATCCCAAAAGGCCAAGTCTAGGGGAAGTAAGCTGAGTGAACACAGAGAGTTTGGAGCTATGTGGAGAAAGTCTGAGCAACTTGAAAGGTTTTGCTGGGCTTATGTGCCTATTTTTCTATCCCACCTTCCCACCCAGGAGGCTATTAAAATAAGAAGAAAGGTTCAGCTAGGTTGCCATACCCATCCCTTTGGGAAGGTCTAACTCCAGGGTGGAGGCAGTGAAAAAAGCTAGGGGGAAAGGGACTTGTTATGTTActattatttaaatttatttccttcaccTTGCTGACACTCATGAGCCTTTCCACTTCATGCTTGTGTGCCATTTGCTTGGCCCTTTATTCATCAACAGTAGCTTTGCATACACTAGTTTCTCCTGATGTCAGTCAAGATGCAAACGACTTCAGGCCCCACACCCTCCCTTACTTCGAAACAGGGAATAATAATAACTTTTTCCTGACTGCATTCTGCTGATTGCAGATGCTAGGCAGGCTCTGGCCAACAAGCTGCTGGCTCTTGAAGAGCCATGCATATAGAGTTTCAAGGTGTAATTCTTTCTTTGTAAGGAACTAGTGGTTGAGGTATATTACCTTCTGAAATTGTCCAGAAGATCACTTTGGTGATTGAGCTGCCTATGATTTTATCTAATGGGTTGTTTTCATTACGATGCTTCTTAGCAGTAAAGACTGGGTCAGCATCTTCATCACACTGTTTCCTGTAACAAATTGGTAAGAGTTTTTTTTAGCTGTACAAATGAACAAGATCTGCTTGTTTCTCTGAAAGGGTATGGCTTTACGTTTTTCCTTTTGCTAGTGAGTTCTCATGATTTCTGCTCTAATATTGCACTACAAGTGCAGATGGGAAATGCCTAGAGGCATGTTCCTTTCAGGGCATGCATGTGAACCCCAGCACAAAAGAGAATTGGGCTGTTCAATGCCCACTTGTCCTTGTTCATTTTGGAGAACACTGTGTGACAGAGCTGTCtattaattatttttccttttctgagcTGAGGTACTTGCCCTTTCCTAAGGCAACTTGTTTTCTCTTCCTCTGTGTGCTGTATGTCCTTGCTGACCTGGACTTCTCTGTTTCCCATGCAGTTATTCTATAAAAATGGGCAACCCTTCCCTGCTCACCGGCCTGTGGGGCTGCAAGTTCACATCTGCCATGTGGAGTTAGCAATTGATATTCCTGTAACCCAGGAAGTTCTTCAAGAGCCCAATTCCAATGTGGTGAAAGTGGCTTTCACTGTGCGCAGGGCTGGGAGATACAAAATCACTGTAAAACTCGGTGGCTTGAATGTGGCCTACAGCCCCTACTACAAGGTTTTTCAGCCAGGTAAGATCTAAGTGGCCCTGTAATGATTCAAAGTAGATTTGGAGGTATTGGAGGCCCTTAGGTAAATATGTTTCCAGCTAAAATAGGTAGGTGGCAGGGAAAGGGTTACCCTTCACCATTTTCCTCCTGCCATGTGTGGATTCCAGCAACAGACTCATGAGTAAAACATACTTGTGACTACCAGTGCATAACAAAACAGAAACTGCTTTACAGAACAAGTCATTAGTGCTACTTCAAGTCCCTATCCCTATTCTGTCACGTTCTCCATTTTGCAGTAACTTCTTCATAATCCATCTAGTAGTCAGAGAGTGCTTTTGTGAAAGTATTGAGTTATTTGTATCTGAATTGGAGATGCTGTCATAATTTGCCTGTTCTTTTTCTGAACACCCTACTCTATTCTTgtaagcttctggagcagctgatACCTTTGATTATACACttaaaaacatttcctttttATCCATCTAAAATTTGTTTTCTTCTACTTCTGATTTTTTGACCCCACTTGGCTTCTTTTATGTTTCATGTACATGTCATTGAAAGGACCTCTATTCATTGCTTTGTGAATAGATACAAAGCTTGCTAAAATGTCCCTTCAGAAAGAAGAAGCTTAGGTTTAACCCAAATAAAGTTTTTTTGGTAAGCTGCATTTTCAGGCTTTCTTAGGTGTCAGCTAGTTTATATTTTGTATGTACAGTGGGAGCAAGTTCCTGAGCAGAAAGCTGGAAAATGGAAAAGCATTTTTTAGAGGACTAGTAACTTAGGTTGCTTTATTTGTATTAAGTCTCTGATCCAAGGCACCACTCTGTGCACTACAACATATACTTCAGTGCTCAGATACTTTGCTTTTTTAATGTAGGGGCATAGAATGTGTTTAGATTTGATCCATTTTCAAGGGTATTATGCCCATAGttgcttttcttttgctttttgtaGCTTTACCTTGGAATTTATTTGACTCTAAATTATTGTTGTCTGCTTCAGGAATGGTTGttccctccaaaaccaaaattgtCTGCCATTTCTCCACTCTGGTGCTGACCTGTGGGCAGCAGCACACTCTGCAGATAGCTCCCAGAGATGAGTATGACAATCCCACCAGCAATTCTGTGTCCTTGATAGATGAGCACAATTATAGCCTCTCCATCCATGAGGTGAGTTCAACCTCACCCCTTGCTGCTTGTCTTCAGGTGAGCTGGAGAGCTCCTTTTATTAGTTTGTTTTCTGTTTAGCTGGGGCCTCAAGAAGAAGAGAGCTCTGATGTGGTGTTTGAGAAGTCTGTGGTGTCCAATCGGCAGACCTGTGAGGTGTTCTTCCGACTCACCTTGCACTCCAGGGGCTGTTTCCATGCCTGCATCTCCTACCAGAGCCAGCCCATCAGCAATGGTGATTTTGACATCATTGTTCTAAGTGGTGAGTCAAGACCTAATCAGTattgcttctccaggtgccctcTTGCAATGTGCTTTGCACACTCATGTCGCAGAGAATCTGTGGCTTCCCTGCAGGCTGGCCATGCTTACTTGCTAAAGGAAGGcctattcatttaaaaatgttaaggtAAATGAATTTGCTTTTTACAAGGGAGGTCTCTGGGAGCTGATACTCTCTGATCCATCAGCAGATAAAAAAAGTGGTTTTCCCCTATTTCAGGAGGTTTCCCTCTGAAATTAGGCAATTTCTATTGCTTGCTAGTAGCTGGTATCTGAGCCAGTCGTGTATTCTATGTTAAGTTATATGGAGGAGGAACACCACATGTAACCTATGTGGTTTTTGGGTTTCTTTACAATGCTATAATTCCTGGTTTCTTCAGGGGTCAGCCAGACTTCAGTGTGGCTGTCAAGTGGCTGTACCTTCAGCCTGGTGCTCTGGAAGGGAGGTTCTCTATGCCTTTTTTCTTCAACCAGTCACTAACAGACAAACAGCCATCTTTCATCCTACTCCTGGGTTCTCTTTATCAAAATTTCACTTGACCACGTTTTCCTTTGGATATATAACCTTTTCTTTAACATTAAAGTCACTGATTTGATGGTGGCCTGTGCATTCTTTTTCATTCTTGTCTCCATTAGGATTTACACAACTCTTTCATGTCTATTTCCCTCAGAGAATGAAAAGAACATTGTAGAACGCAATGTGTCCACCTCAGGTGTCAGTATTTATTTTGAAGCTTACCTTTACGATGCTCCTAGTTACACCAACACTCAGTGGCAACTCCCACCAGTGCACCTGAGCTCCTCCCAGCGCCGTCCCTCCACTGCCctcgaggatgaggatgaagattcTCCTTCTGACAGCCAGACCCCCGAGAAAGTGAAGAAGCCTAAAAAAGTCTACTGCTATGTGTCACCTAAGGTAGATATCAGAAAGTTGCCACACTTGAGTGCATGTTTAAAGTATGCTGAAACTGAAGAGCTCTATATTTTAGCTCCAGATTCAGGTGCCTCAGATGTGGTTAAATAAAAGTTTGCTTATGGCAAACATAGAGCTTGTGACTGAGAATAATGTTAAAATAAGCCTTGGAAGTTTTAGGAGCGTGTTTTAGAACTTGAAGCTTTAGGATTGTGTTTTCAGATTTTAGGATCTTTCTAGGTCTGATCCAAATCCTACTGGGAATTTTCTTGCTGATTGTTCAATAGATATTCTGTTTGCCGTTCCTTTGCTTTTCTCAGGTCACACCTGCAATTCCTATTCTCAATTTCTGATACCTGTGAATTTCAACTTAAGAGAATCTTGCCTTCTCAGATTTTATGTCTTTGTCCTGTTTCTGGAATGTTTtgctgaaaggggaaaaaatggtcAGAGAACAAAGAGTAAATTCATAAGTAGAAGAAACAGGAGAAACTGAGGGTTGTCTTATAATAAGAATATGTTAACAGTAACTATTTTCCATTATTATTGCCTAAAAGCATTCGGAAACTGGAAAGAAAATTCATCTAAATCTAATAAtgcatttaaattaattttgttcATCTATGTCTTCAAATGCATTCTGAAAAATGCAGTGATAAATACCAAAGTGAAAGACTAATCCAGGAATTGCTTTCTTGCCAAAGGGAGAAAGAGGGCTGGGAAACAGTTGCAGGATGGAGGGAGCTGCTAGCGATTTCTAAATCTGTGCTGCACAAAGAACTGACTTTGAGAGCTATGTCCTTGTGAGCTCAGCATCCTTTCACCCTTGGTGTATTGTTTTGGGCTTCCATACTCTTTTCTATTGCATTATCTGGTAAAGTAGATCACCAGAAGCATGTGCTGTTAGAAGCTCCCTTTAGGTGCCAAAGTTGTTAATGTGATTCTTAGCCTTGCATGATTGTATCCCTGGATGTCTATATGTATAGAAATAGAAACAGCAGAAAACTGTTACCATGCTGCTATTTTAAAGAGTTGCTGCTCATATTTGGCTTGTTTGTGGACAAATGCTCATGGTCAGCTTTTCCAGTCATTGCAGCTAGGAAGGATTTGTGCAGGAAATGGTTTTCTTTTGTCTAAAGATGCTAAAATTTCATCTTAACTTGCTCTACAGAAGACAGGAGTTGTGCAGTTAGTCAGTTGTTCTGGCAGAAATACACTGACAGTAAATTACTGCAAATCTCATGGATTTGGCAATTGCAAGTGCTTTTTAAAAGATGTTTAAAATTATAATGAAAATTGGGGAGTGGTAGGAGTAGTCCGTTGGTGTGACTTTTGGTAAGACCTTTTTGGCAGTGCGTTACAATCTTGTCCTGAATTCAGCTTCCCAAGTGTACTTAAGATTACTTTCCAGTGAGGCTGGTGACGTTCTGCTGAGCACAGTGGCTtactgctgtgaaatctgtgtcGTGCTGGCATCCCACACATGTCATAAATGCACGCAGTCAAGTCTTACTGACAAGTTCCTTACACGTCTGTGGAGCTTTAAAGCTTTTCTCAAGTATTGTTCCAAATGCTGCAGAAGCCTGTTCCTGGAGTTAAAGGGAGGGCTAGCCTTATAGATCTGTCCTCTGCTTCATGTGTTTCAGGGACAACCCTTAACAGATGTGTGACAtttaacattttcttttccttgtggttaCTCAGCAATTCTCAGTGAAAGAATTTTACCTGAAGATCATTCCATGGCGCCTTTTCACCTTTAGAGTGTGCCCTGGCACAAAGGTGAGACTCTTTCCATGTACCTGTCACTGCACCTCCATGCTCTTAGCTTGTCATCCTTGTGAATCACAGtctgttttttccttttgaataGAAGGGCTTCCACCCACAGAACAACATTGTGTGGCATAAATTTCAACTCTGCAATTCCCTCTCAGTGCATAAGTTTTGCTAATATTTGTGACTAGGTGCCAGTCTTATCACTCTTTCCTGCCTCTGTCCCAATGCTAGGCAGAAATCTTGATTTCTTTGCATTTTTCTTGGTTATTTTCCTCATAACCTTCCTAAAATgctgtgaatgtgtccattgaaGCCCTCAGAATTGTGTGTGAAGTTTAAAGCGGCTTCCTAAATGGAGTTGGGATGCTTGAAATAGTTTTCCTGTTAACTGCATACATGTCAGGGAGCAGAGAAAGTCTTAAAAGCACAGGTGGTGTTGCTCTGTCTATTGAACATAATGTGCCTTCTCCATGATGGGTTTACCCTTTCTTGCATCTTTTTGCTGCTAGTTTTCATACCTTGGTCCTGATCCTGTGCACAAATTACTGACACTGGTGGTGGATGATGGAATCCAACCCCCTGTGGAGCTCAGCTGCAAGGAGAGGAACATCTTGGCAGCCACTTTCATTCGCTCTCTGCATAAAAACATAGGTAAAGGGACAGTGAGGTGGGTACAGTAGTCAGGAAGTTAGCACTTGGGTCTGCTGGTTTCCCTGGGGAATAAAGATTGCTGGCACTGAATGACTTCTGATGAGAACTCTGGTTCCTGGAGTATCATGCTCTGTTCCTATTGGTGCTTCCAGTGAATGTACTTCATCACAGCAGCTGTTCCTTTTCAGCCTGGCTTCTCTGTCAGGCTCTTTGAAAGTGCACCTGTGAGTATGAATACCAGCAAGATTAATTGCAAAACTACCTTGAGAGTTCTGTTTCCAAACCTTGCCGTGGTAAATGCACTTTTGGCCTGTGAAGCTGATCTGTGCAGTTAATCTTAGAAGTGCTCTGCAGATGTTTGAGGTGTTGACATCTCAGGCCTCACCCAAATTGTCACTCTTCTCAGGAGGCTCTGAAACCTTCCAAGACAAAGTGAACTTCTTTCAGCGAGAGCTACGCCAGGTGCACATGAAGAGACCTCACTCGAAGGTCACGCTGAAGGTCAGCCGCCACTGCCTGCTGGAGTCGGTGAGTGAACGGGTCCTTTTACCTTAGCCAGGGCTTCCTCCTGGAATCCTTATTCTGCTCAGGGCATAAAGAAGTCCAGACTGGAATGTGCTAGGGCAGCCATGCTGAAAATGGTTAGTCCCTCTGTTTCAAGGCAAATGCCAGCAGGCAGCTCTAGAAGGAGTTGTTAAACATAGGAAAGGACTGCTCAGGGAGGTTGGGGAGTCACCatgcttggaagtgttcaagaaatgcCTGCATGtagcacttagtgccatgatctagttgacaATGCAGGGACCAGTCAGAGGTTAGaattgatgatcttagaggttttTTCCCAACTTGAGTGATTCTGTAAAAGGATTCATAGCCTGCAAAAGCAGGAAATCTACTGATGCTACTCTGTCTCTACTTTACATTGGAACtcgaggcctggagagggactgTCTACCTGGACTAGAAATGGGAGCAGAACACAGAGCTCCTGAGTCTTTATCTACTGTTTTTCTGGCACACAGACATTCAGCAAGATAAGCTGTCAAGTCAGATGTTCCTGAGCTGCATGCAATGAAACTTGCATCAACAGGCTACTAGTAGTGGTTCACAGTGATGATAAAATATTCTGTAGAGTCCCTTAATAAAATCTTCACCATGTCTGACCTGAAGTGTTGTGTTTCCAAAATAGAGCTGTCATTCATATAATGTAGTTCTTAAGTGACATTCTAAATACGTTGTATGCTGGGGAAGCAGTTATTCTGACTTATTGTTTCCCCCTGTGTCTCACAACAGTAATGTTGCAAAGATGGAAAGAACATTTCTGAGGACAACGGGAGTGGCTGGGATTTCCCTTGTTTTATACTGAGCAAATTTGTGTTTCAGAATATTTTCTGCATGTACCAGTTTGCAGTGTTTATGAGATTATGTTTCAGTTAATAGCTTGGACAAAATTACTTCATTTCTAAACAGTATTTCCATGACTACTTTTTCCTGTTATTTTGGAAATTCCTGCCTTGTCTTGAGCATTGTTACAGTCTAGTAAGACAAAATAAATCTAGTGCCATAATAATAATGGTGATGATAATAacagtaaaaataaatataaGCTCTAGTGACCAAGGTTGATAGGCACAATGGATGTGTTTAGTCCAGAGATGTGAGTAGCGTGATGCTCTAACCTGTTTGAGGATAAACTAAGCCAAAACTATCTGTGTGACTGAATACTACCATGTAGCTTTTTCAATTTTCTCTAACTGGAGTCCAAAATCAGGGCACTGGAAATATTAGGCACTTGgggtattttattactttttgcATCGTGACTTGCTGTAAGTATGAACTCAGTAATTCTCTTCAAGCTATTTTGTAGTGCTCTTTgaaacattcctattttaaatctAATTCGTGGGCTGAAAGTGCTTTACAGAAATTGCTCCTTCCCACAGGCATTTTAATACTTCAAACAATACTTTACTGCAGCCTTGAGAGTGAGATTTCTGTGCTAAGACCTCACACTGGTTTTAAGATGAGCTGTATTTTATGTGGGGAATGTCTCATAACAGAAAATGAGGAGTTGGTTTTGTGGCTTTGTCAGATAAGAATTGGACCTTAGGTGTCTCTAATTTTTACTTTTTATACTTTCAAGTGCTAGGCTATTGGGGTTTTGTGTTTGCCCATTCAATGTACAGGACTGCATATTGGGTATGGGGTGCCAAGCAGTAACAGTTgctattttcttctgtttttcagtCATTTAAAGCAACACGAAATTTTTCTGTTTCTGACTGGAGCAAAAACTTTGAAGTGGTTTTTCAGGATGAAGAAGGTGAGTTATCCTGTGAATAGAAATGCAGAGGAAGCAAAAGGAATGATGGCAGAGTAGTTTTAGTCTGAAATTCTGGTTTCTTGTAGTATGTCCATTCTTTTGTGGCTTTCCAGTCCTTTGATTTTCTCACAGATGTTAGTGAATTATCCTACTGGTGCTATTCTAGAGCTACTTCACATAGGGACCTGAAGCCTTATGTAAATCCTGTCCCTCTAGccctaaaaaaaaccaaccaaacaaaaatccaacTAGGAATAGGTCTGTAGTTTTGCAGTCCCTGCTTATTGCCACGTTGCTACAGAGCTATTCATTGTGATGAACTCTTGTATTGGGTAATACTGAACAGCATGCATGAAACTCTTGAACTGATGACCCAGTTTGGATGACCAAGCTTGTTTTATTTTGTAGCTCTGGACTGGGGAGGTCCACGCAGAGAGTGGTTTGAGCTCATTTGTAAGGCATTATTTGATACCACCAATCAACTGTTTACTCGCTTTAGTGATAACAACCAGGCCTTGGTGAGTCTGTAGTTCCTATGCTCAATGCACAGAGATGGTTAAACAATGCTGCTGTTAAGTGCTGTGCTACCTTACTTTTCTTTAGATTGCTTCCCTAATCACTTCCAGTGCCTTTCTCAAAGCTTTGCTTAAGGATCTTAACCCACTGAAGCGTCAAAGAACTGGCTGGATGAGCAGTAAAGGGTGGCAAATCAGCAGGGAAGGCTGGAGTTTTGGGCAAGAGGAGGTGACATCAAAGTGTTTAGAGGTTTTGTTGTGTCTGAATATTTCAGAATCCATTTTTGCTCTCATACAGCTTCTTTCCCGTGCATGTGAAGCATTTCACGTTCCTCCTACACCGGCTTAGGCATTTTATTTCTAATGCTTGGCTTAGAGGACATTACACTAAAGCTCCTTGGCCAGCTTGAGAGATGTAGTGAGTTGAAATGATCCCATATTTGCTATTTGTGCTGGTCAGTCTGGCAGCTGGATATTTCATTTGCTGTTTCTTTGCAGGTGCATCCGAACCCGGGGCGCCCCACGTATTTACGGCTCAAGGTGTACGAGTTCGCGGGCCGCCTGGTGGGCAAGTGTCTGTACGAGTCATCTCTGGGCGGGGCTTACAAACAGCTGGTCCGGGCTCGCTTCACCCGCTCCTTCCTGGCCCAGATCATCGGACTTCGCATGCATTACAAGGTAAAGCTGCCCCGCCCTGTCAGCTGAAGCCTGTGCTGCTTTGGGGAGAAGTTGAATGAATGTTGGTGTAGTAGCAGACCCAGAATTCTGGCTGACAATGTCAGGGGTGTTTTGTTCTTCCTTCTATGCCCTTGCTTTCTTACTCTTTCACACAGTATTTTGAAACGGATGACCCAGAATTCTATAAATCCAAAGTGTGCTTCATACTGAACAATGATGTCAGTGAGATGGACTTGGTCTTTGCTGAAGAGAAGTATAGCAAAACAGGACAGCTTGAGAAGGTGAGGGAAGCAATTCCTGAAAGTGGGAAGGTTTAACCCCTAATACCTGCAGCAGTGGGGACCAAGAACTCTGCTGTGCCCCAGAAAATTGAGCTTACTCAACAAGAAGTAACTCCTTTCTTGGTTTTTTTGTGGATGGGAGTTCAGGTTTGGGGAATGCTACTGGTCACACTCATGTCAAGTTTTCTGTTTTCAGGTGGTAGAACTGGTGGCAGGCGGGGCTCAAATACCAGTGACCAATGAAAACAAAATCTTGTACCTAAATCTGCTTGCACAGTACAGGCTGGCGAATCAGGTTAGAGAGGAGGTGGATCACTTCCTGAAAGGTAACATGCTGCCTGCTCCCTGCTTCTCTCTGCCTTTGTGTCCCAGGCCATACCACATGCTGCTCTTCTCTTCCAGGTCTTAATGAATTAGTTCCTGAGAACCTCCTGGCTATTTTTGATGAGAATGAGCTTGAGGTAATTCCTGCCTCCCTAAGCAGCTCTACATTTACTTCCCCTCCTCTCTGACAAATTGAGTGCTTTCTGGATCTGGGAAAAAACTGAAATGTTTCTTGTCTGAGCACTTTAAACATCTGCAATTTGCACAGTAGCTGTTGCCTTGTTTCCTGGGCTCCTGA is drawn from Melospiza melodia melodia isolate bMelMel2 chromosome 6, bMelMel2.pri, whole genome shotgun sequence and contains these coding sequences:
- the AREL1 gene encoding apoptosis-resistant E3 ubiquitin protein ligase 1 isoform X3 → MSVPVLGTKRKDAEEWVPSLWLLEHGHLCKGGITVSVVAFFFTIKFLFELAARIVSFLQHEDRERRGERTIYDYVRGNYLDPRSCKISWDWKDPYEVGHSMAFRVHLFYKNGQPFPAHRPVGLQVHICHVELAIDIPVTQEVLQEPNSNVVKVAFTVRRAGRYKITVKLGGLNVAYSPYYKVFQPGMVVPSKTKIVCHFSTLVLTCGQQHTLQIAPRDEYDNPTSNSVSLIDEHNYSLSIHELGPQEEESSDVVFEKSVVSNRQTCEVFFRLTLHSRGCFHACISYQSQPISNGDFDIIVLSENEKNIVERNVSTSGVSIYFEAYLYDAPSYTNTQWQLPPVHLSSSQRRPSTALEDEDEDSPSDSQTPEKVKKPKKVYCYVSPKQFSVKEFYLKIIPWRLFTFRVCPGTKFSYLGPDPVHKLLTLVVDDGIQPPVELSCKERNILAATFIRSLHKNIGGSETFQDKVNFFQRELRQVHMKRPHSKVTLKVSRHCLLESSFKATRNFSVSDWSKNFEVVFQDEEALDWGGPRREWFELICKALFDTTNQLFTRFSDNNQALVHPNPGRPTYLRLKVYEFAGRLVGKCLYESSLGGAYKQLVRARFTRSFLAQIIGLRMHYKYFETDDPEFYKSKVCFILNNDVSEMDLVFAEEKYSKTGQLEKVVELVAGGAQIPVTNENKILYLNLLAQYRLANQVREEVDHFLKGLNELVPENLLAIFDENELELLMCGTGDISVCDFKAHAVVVGGSWHFREKVMRWFWTVVSSFTQEELARLLQFTTGSSQLPPGGFAALCPSFQIIAAPTHSTLPTAHTCFNQLCLPTYDSYEEVHKMLQLAISEGCEGFGML
- the AREL1 gene encoding apoptosis-resistant E3 ubiquitin protein ligase 1 isoform X2 encodes the protein MSVPVLGTKRKDAEEWVPSLWLLEHGHLCKDAAVILGCVSHRRDLMFYIIGGITVSVVAFFFTIKFLFELAARIVSFLQHEDRERRGERTIYDYVRGNYLDPRSCKISWDWKDPYELFYKNGQPFPAHRPVGLQVHICHVELAIDIPVTQEVLQEPNSNVVKVAFTVRRAGRYKITVKLGGLNVAYSPYYKVFQPGMVVPSKTKIVCHFSTLVLTCGQQHTLQIAPRDEYDNPTSNSVSLIDEHNYSLSIHELGPQEEESSDVVFEKSVVSNRQTCEVFFRLTLHSRGCFHACISYQSQPISNGDFDIIVLSENEKNIVERNVSTSGVSIYFEAYLYDAPSYTNTQWQLPPVHLSSSQRRPSTALEDEDEDSPSDSQTPEKVKKPKKVYCYVSPKQFSVKEFYLKIIPWRLFTFRVCPGTKFSYLGPDPVHKLLTLVVDDGIQPPVELSCKERNILAATFIRSLHKNIGGSETFQDKVNFFQRELRQVHMKRPHSKVTLKVSRHCLLESSFKATRNFSVSDWSKNFEVVFQDEEALDWGGPRREWFELICKALFDTTNQLFTRFSDNNQALVHPNPGRPTYLRLKVYEFAGRLVGKCLYESSLGGAYKQLVRARFTRSFLAQIIGLRMHYKYFETDDPEFYKSKVCFILNNDVSEMDLVFAEEKYSKTGQLEKVVELVAGGAQIPVTNENKILYLNLLAQYRLANQVREEVDHFLKGLNELVPENLLAIFDENELELLMCGTGDISVCDFKAHAVVVGGSWHFREKVMRWFWTVVSSFTQEELARLLQFTTGSSQLPPGGFAALCPSFQIIAAPTHSTLPTAHTCFNQLCLPTYDSYEEVHKMLQLAISEGCEGFGML
- the AREL1 gene encoding apoptosis-resistant E3 ubiquitin protein ligase 1 isoform X1, whose amino-acid sequence is MSVPVLGTKRKDAEEWVPSLWLLEHGHLCKDAAVILGCVSHRRDLMFYIIGGITVSVVAFFFTIKFLFELAARIVSFLQHEDRERRGERTIYDYVRGNYLDPRSCKISWDWKDPYEVGHSMAFRVHLFYKNGQPFPAHRPVGLQVHICHVELAIDIPVTQEVLQEPNSNVVKVAFTVRRAGRYKITVKLGGLNVAYSPYYKVFQPGMVVPSKTKIVCHFSTLVLTCGQQHTLQIAPRDEYDNPTSNSVSLIDEHNYSLSIHELGPQEEESSDVVFEKSVVSNRQTCEVFFRLTLHSRGCFHACISYQSQPISNGDFDIIVLSENEKNIVERNVSTSGVSIYFEAYLYDAPSYTNTQWQLPPVHLSSSQRRPSTALEDEDEDSPSDSQTPEKVKKPKKVYCYVSPKQFSVKEFYLKIIPWRLFTFRVCPGTKFSYLGPDPVHKLLTLVVDDGIQPPVELSCKERNILAATFIRSLHKNIGGSETFQDKVNFFQRELRQVHMKRPHSKVTLKVSRHCLLESSFKATRNFSVSDWSKNFEVVFQDEEALDWGGPRREWFELICKALFDTTNQLFTRFSDNNQALVHPNPGRPTYLRLKVYEFAGRLVGKCLYESSLGGAYKQLVRARFTRSFLAQIIGLRMHYKYFETDDPEFYKSKVCFILNNDVSEMDLVFAEEKYSKTGQLEKVVELVAGGAQIPVTNENKILYLNLLAQYRLANQVREEVDHFLKGLNELVPENLLAIFDENELELLMCGTGDISVCDFKAHAVVVGGSWHFREKVMRWFWTVVSSFTQEELARLLQFTTGSSQLPPGGFAALCPSFQIIAAPTHSTLPTAHTCFNQLCLPTYDSYEEVHKMLQLAISEGCEGFGML